From the Lathyrus oleraceus cultivar Zhongwan6 chromosome 4, CAAS_Psat_ZW6_1.0, whole genome shotgun sequence genome, one window contains:
- the LOC127076173 gene encoding uncharacterized protein LOC127076173, which produces MSARLVKRILNEQQHHFPHQLIEEEEEEENEEEGSTAPSTINPFDLLNDNDSEPEQQGDESADETSMRDDDKVGVSSLKNSTQASTSNPKSKKKKNKKKKSKDNAVSGKRGSEKELDLILEDLALNANSSNEQHVSTEGKAVNAKGKSKSVKQDAVSILQVDPKHLSAENELIRIFGSKVVKSFENTNNQPSSSRPMRGVRRVRHNLKKTVLVTPANTWLPCDDSLSMQFLEIKNGYNYFRYVHSPSYSQYQKSFEAAKAINDINGIASILQHRPYHIDSLLTMAEYFKVVGEQQMSADTIARCLYALECAWHPMFTPLQGNCQLKYKHDANKPIFTALFTHMKNLDRRGCHRSALEVCKLLLSLDSDDPMGAIFCIDYFALRSEEYAWLEKFSEAYQSDNSIWLLPNFSFSLAICRFYLEREASEDARVDSKKSSSSDLMTQALMLHPSVIKKLVTKVPLKDRTWTEILKHAFFKSEQTGIPSQDHLINIYVERNYLIWRLPDLQKLLIGAAKQVVETLESNKSEVNDWSCVRKEAFSSEKNEYGHLLVSDFSDSVAAIPQENLQQFMGIPRAGEAILDENQFAIQQGNGHAPRGVANRNALAVLFESMLPWVTYEEGEPDVNHPGDGEQDNQ; this is translated from the exons ATGTCGGCTCGATTGGTGAAGAGGATTTTGAACGAGCAACAACATCACTTTCCTCATCAACTCatcgaagaagaagaagaagaagaaaacgaAGAAGAAGGTTCCACTGCACCTTCCACAATTAACCCCTTCGATCTTCTCAACGACAACGATTCTGAACCCGAGCAACAG GGAGATGAGTCTGCGGACGAAACATCGATGAGAGATGATGATAAGGTGGGGGTATCCTCGTTGAAAAATTCTACTCAGGCTTCAACATCGAATCCGAaatcaaagaaaaagaagaataagaagaagaaaagtAAGGATAATGCTGTTTCCGGTAAAAGGGGAAGTGAAAAAGAACTGGACTTGATTTTAGAAGATTTGGCTCTGAATGCGAACTCTTCAAATGAGCAACACGTGTCGACAGAAGGAAAAGCAGTGAATGCTAAGGGTAAAAGTAAATCTGTTAAGCAGGATGCTGTCTCCATATTACAAGTGGATCCTAAACATTTGAGTGCCGAAAATGAGCTGATAAGAATATTTGGATCTAAGGTTGTGAAATCCTTTGAGAATACCAACAATCAACCAAGCAGTTCTAGGCCGATGCGAGGGGTAAGGCGAGTACGCCATAATCTTAAGAAGACTGTTCTTGTCACTCCAGCAAATACTTGGCTCCCATGTGATGATTCTTTGTCCATGCAATTTCTTGAAATAAAGAACGGATATAACTACTTTAG ATATGTGCACTCGCCATCCTACTCCCAATATCAGAAATCCTTTGAAGCTGCCAAAGCAATTAATGACATAAATGGTATAGCGAGCATATTACAGCACCGTCCCTATCATATAGATTCCCTTCTAACAATGGCAGAATATTTCAAGGTAGTGGGAGAACAACAGATGTCTGCAGATACTATTGCCAGGTGTCTATACGCCCTTGAATGTGCGTGGCATCCCATGTTCACGCCACTGCAGGGTAATTGCCAATTGAAGTACAAACACGATGCAAACAAACCTATATTCACAGCTCTTTTCACTCACATGAAAAATTTGGATCGACGCGGCTGTCATAGATCGGCTTTAGAGGTCTGCAAATTGTTGCTTTCACTAGATTCTGATGATCCCATGGGGGCTATTTTTTGCATTGACTACTTTGCGCTAAGATCTGAGGAGTATGCATGGTTGGAAAAGTTTTCGGAAGCTTATCAAAGTGATAACTCCATATGGTTGCTTCCAAATTTCTCTTTTTCCCTTGCCATTTGTCGGTTTTACCTTGAGCGCGAGGCATCCGAAGATGCTCGTGTTGATTCTAAAAAGTCTTCTTCATCTGATCTTATGACACAAGCATTGATGCTTCATCCTTCAGTTATAAAGAAGCTAGTAACAAAAGTGCCGTTGAAAGATCGTACGTGGACAGAGATTCTCAAGCATGCCTTTTTCAAATCAGAGCAAACAGGAATTCCATCTCAAGATCACTTGATTAATATATATGTCGAGAGAAATTATCTTATTTGGAGGCTTCCTGATCTGCAAAAACTGCTAATTGGTGCTGCTAAACAAGTCGTTGAAACCCTAGAAAGTAATAAAAGTGAAGTTAACGATTGGTCTTGTGTCAGAAAAGAAGCATTTTCATCTGAGAAAAACGA GTATGGACATTTGCTGGTGTCCGATTTCTCTGATTCAGTAGCAGCAATTCCACAAGAAAATCTGCAACAGTTTATGGGCATTCCAAGGGCGGGGGAGGCTATACTGGATGAAAACCAATTTGCTATTCAGCAGGGCAATGGCCATGCTCCCCGTGGTGTTGCAAATAGAAACGCACTAGCTGTCTTGTTTGAATCAATGCTACCGTGGGTTACTTACGAGGAAGGCGAACCTGATGTTAACCATCCCGGTGACGGCGAGCAAGACAATCAGTGA